Within Streptomyces sp. SS1-1, the genomic segment GGACGCCGGGCGGCGATCCGGGTGATGGCGGTACCCACTCCGCCGGCTCCCACGAGCAGTACACGCATGACAAGACTCCCTCGGCTGAAGGTGGACGACGTGGTGGGGCCCCGGGTGGGATACAACGCCGCCCCGCCACGTAAGGTCAATGCCGTTGGCATAAGGATGGAGGACGCGATGCCGAAAGCGGTCGTACCGGAGGAGAAGCGGCGCAGGCGTCGCCCCACCAAGAGCGGCACCGTGCTGTCCGAGCGCCTCATAGTCGACACGGCGCTGCGCATGCTCGCCGAGCACGGCAGCGCCGGCCTGACCGCCCGCCGGCTCGGCCTCGCCCTGGACGCCGACCCGAGCACGCTGTACCGCTACTTCCGGGGCATGGACGAGCTGACCCTGGCCATCGGTGACGCCCTGATCGGCCGGGCCCTGGAGGGCTGGGAGCCCACGGGGGAGTGGCGCGCCGACCTGCGGACCGTCGGCACCCGCATCCACGCCGCCTATGTCGCCCACCCGCACGCCGCCGTCCTGACCACGAGCCGCGTCACCGGCCGGGCCAACGAGCTCGCCGCCGACGAGACCGTGCTGGACATACTGCGCACGGCCGGCTTCCCGCTGCCCTACACCGTGCGCCTCTACCACGCCTTCATCGACCAGACGCTGGCCTTCGCCGCGCTGGACGCGGCCTCGCTGACGCTGCCGAGCGCGTCGCTGCGGGCCGACGAGGAGAAGTGGCGCTCGACGTACGCCCGGCTGCCGCACAGCACGCACCCCCGGATCGCCGAGGCGGCGCCGCTGCTGGCCCGGCGCATGGTGACCAGCGCCTATCCGACGGCCCTGGAGATGCTGCTGGACGCGGCGCAGGCCCAGCTGGCCGCCTGCCGCGCCTGACTCCGCGGCCCCTCAGGGGCGCAGCGCCTCACGGGCGGCGGCCACCACCGCCTCCGTCACGGTGACCAGCGCCGGCGAGTGCAGCTTCCACTGCTGCCAGTACAGCGGCACGTCGACCGGCCGGTCCGGGGCCAGCGGGACCAGACGCCCCTCCGCCACGAGCGGCCCCGCCTGGACCTCGGGGATCATGCCCCAGCCGAGCCCGGCGAGCACGGCGGACAGGAACCCCTCCGAGGTCGGCATCCGGTGCCGCGCGGGACCGGCGTGCACGGCGCCGCCCCGCAGTCCCCGCACGAAGGCGTCCTGGAGGTCGTCGCTGCGGTCGAACGTCATCACCGGAGCCGTCACCAGGGCGTCGGCGAGCGGACCGGTCAGATGGCGGTCGGCGAACTCCGGGCTCGCGGCCGCCAGATAGCGCATCCGGCCCAGCGTCCGCACCGAGCAGCCCGCGACGGGTTCGGCCGAGGACGTCACCGCGGCCATCACCAGGCCCTCCCGCAGCAGAGTCGCCGTCCGGCTCTCGTCCTCCCGGCTCAGCTCGTAGCAGAGCGGCGGCTCCTCGCGGACCCGGGTCAGGGCGGGCAGGAACCAGGTGGCCAGCGAGTCGGCGTTGACCGCGATGGACACCCGCGTCGCCTCGGCGGTCCCGTTCATGCCCAGCTCGGCCCGCGCGTCGCGCTCCAGCCGGGCCAACTGGCGGGCGAACCGGACGACGACCTGGCCGGACTCGGTCGGCCGCACCGGCTTGGTCCGCACGAGCAGCACCCGCCCGGTGCGCTGCTCCAGAGCCTTGACCCGCTGACTCACCGCCGACGGCGTCACATGCAGGACGGCGGCGGCCGCGTCGAACGTCCCCTCGTCCACCACCGCCAGCAGGGTCCGCACCTGGTCCAGGGGCAGCTCGGTCAGC encodes:
- a CDS encoding TetR/AcrR family transcriptional regulator — protein: MPKAVVPEEKRRRRRPTKSGTVLSERLIVDTALRMLAEHGSAGLTARRLGLALDADPSTLYRYFRGMDELTLAIGDALIGRALEGWEPTGEWRADLRTVGTRIHAAYVAHPHAAVLTTSRVTGRANELAADETVLDILRTAGFPLPYTVRLYHAFIDQTLAFAALDAASLTLPSASLRADEEKWRSTYARLPHSTHPRIAEAAPLLARRMVTSAYPTALEMLLDAAQAQLAACRA
- a CDS encoding LysR family transcriptional regulator ArgP, which gives rise to MKTELTELPLDQVRTLLAVVDEGTFDAAAAVLHVTPSAVSQRVKALEQRTGRVLLVRTKPVRPTESGQVVVRFARQLARLERDARAELGMNGTAEATRVSIAVNADSLATWFLPALTRVREEPPLCYELSREDESRTATLLREGLVMAAVTSSAEPVAGCSVRTLGRMRYLAAASPEFADRHLTGPLADALVTAPVMTFDRSDDLQDAFVRGLRGGAVHAGPARHRMPTSEGFLSAVLAGLGWGMIPEVQAGPLVAEGRLVPLAPDRPVDVPLYWQQWKLHSPALVTVTEAVVAAAREALRP